From a single Capsicum annuum cultivar UCD-10X-F1 chromosome 12, UCD10Xv1.1, whole genome shotgun sequence genomic region:
- the LOC107870487 gene encoding probable glycosyltransferase At5g11130 — translation MTKFCFCICLIIFFFVSIQTSSSSPSSSSSPYLSPTTFTKNYNKMIVNFKLFIYQPVQHIAFSSPSASLFYKSLINSAFVTREPEEAQLFFVPVSPGTSKRALARLVRELRTRYTFWNRTLGADHFFISPEGIEFSSDRNALELKKNSVQISVFPTVSGNFIPHKDISLPPASTPELKLISDEPVNGTVLGFLNWDGRTEAELVNELKLDDDFLVESEPSNHVERAKNSKFCLFFYSDGSLAATNSMNIATAISSGCVPVVIVDRPVQDFPLMDVLRWSEMVLLIGNRRGADGVKAVLGGVTAEKYEKMRELCVAAGQHMVWNDEPQPYDAFHMVIYQLWMRRHTIRYTRREEF, via the coding sequence ATGACAAAGTTTTGTTTTTGTATCTGCCtgatcatcttcttctttgtctcAATTcaaacatcttcttcttctccttcgtCTTCGTCGTCTCCTTATCTCTCTCCAACCACATTTACGAAGAATTACAATAAAATGATTGTGAATTTCAAGCTATTCATCTATCAGCCTGTTCAACACATTGCTTTTTCTTCTCCGTCAGCTTCATTGTTCTACAAATCTCTCATTAACAGCGCGTTTGTTACACGCGAACCAGAAGAAGCTCAGCTCTTCTTCGTGCCTGTCTCTCCTGGAACTTCAAAGCGCGCTCTGGCGCGCCTTGTACGTGAACTCAGAACTAGATATACTTTCTGGAATCGTACGCTTGGAGCTGATCATTTCTTCATTTCACCCGAAGGAATTGAGTTCTCTTCTGATAGAAATGCATTGGAGCTGAAGAAAAATTCGGTTCAGATTTCGGTTTTTCCGACTGTTTCTGGTAATTTTATTCCTCACAAGGACATCAGTTTGCCTCCGGCGAGCACACCGGAGCTCAAACTGATCTCCGACGAGCCGGTGAACGGTACTGTTCTGGGATTTCTGAATTGGGATGGGAGGACGGAGGCGGAGCTGGTGAATGAGTTGAAACTAGATGATGATTTCCTCGTTGAATCTGAACCGTCGAATCATGTAGAAAGAGCGAAGAACAGCAAGTTCTGCTTGTTCTTCTACTCCGATGGTTCACTTGCAGCAACTAACTCTATGAATATAGCAACAGCAATCTCATCGGGATGTGTGCCGGTGGTTATAGTAGACCGTCCGGTACAGGATTTCCCGCTGATGGACGTGTTGAGGTGGTCGGAGATGGTGTTGTTGATCGGAAACCGCCGTGGAGCTGACGGAGTGAAGGCGGTGCTGGGTGGTGTAACGGCGGAGAAGTATGAGAAAATGAGGGAATTGTGTGTGGCGGCGGGGCAGCATATGGTGTGGAATGATGAACCTCAGCCGTATGATGCTTTTCATATGGTGATTTATCAGCTGTGGATGAGACGACATACGATTAGATACACTCGAAGGGAAGAATTTTAG
- the LOC107870485 gene encoding post-GPI attachment to proteins factor 3, with protein sequence MTDRYWITFVVVLFCLVGAFDASAGDADPLYRACFGQCKETGCAGETCFPHCKIPLNGSSFDASSFLKEPLYLWLKQVNCLSDCQYHCMVQREKERATNGFGPVKYHGKWPFKRVLGLQEPVSVAFSALNLAMHLHGWLSFFTLIYYKLRSNDDENTCYNYSSLWHIYAFLSINSWLWSAIFHGRDVDLTEKLDYSSAVALLGFSLIVSILRSFSVKNEATRVLVAAPLLAFTVTHILYLNNYQMDYGWNMKVCVVIAISQLLIWSIWAGISRHPSRWKLWTVVIGGGLAMLLEIYDFPPYQGLVDAHALWHATTIPLTYIWWSFIKDDAKIGTSNLSKKDE encoded by the exons GGCTTGTTTTGGCCAATGTAAAGAGACTGGATGTGCTGGAGAAACATGCTTCCCACATTGTAAAATTCCTTTAAATGGTTCTTCTTTCGATGCCAGCTCATTTTTGAAAGAGCCTTTATACCTGTGGTTGAAACAAGTGAATTGCCTAAGTGATTGCCAATATCACTGCATggttcaaagagaaaaagaacgAGCAACAAATGGATTTGGGCCTGTGAAATATCATGGTAAATGGCCATTCAAACGAGTCTTAGGGCTTCAG GAGCCTGTGTCTGTTGCTTTCTCTGCACTTAACCTTGCAATGCATCTCCATGGATGGCTGTCCTTTTTCACGCTTATTTACTACAAGTTACGATCAAATGACGATGAAAACACCTGCTACAATTACTCTAGTTTGTGGCATATTTACGCGTTCTTGTCTATAAACTCATGGTTATGGAGTGCTATCTTCCACGGTCG AGACGTGGATTTAACCGAAAAGCTGGACTATTCATCTGCTGTGGCATTACTTGGATTTTCACTGATTGTATCAATACTAAGAAGTTTCAGCGTAAAGAATGAGGCGACAAGAGTTCTGGTTGCTGCTCCATTGCTTGCCTTTACGGTCACACACATATTGTACCTGAACAACTATCAAATGGACTACG GATGGAACATGAAAGTGTGTGTTGTGATAGCTATTTCTCAACTTCTAATTTGGTCAATCTGGGCTGGAATTAGCCGTCATCCTTCCCGGTGGAAGTTATGGACCGTGGTTATTGGAGGTGGCCTCGCTATGCTCCTAGAGATCTACGACTTCCCTCCATATCAAGGTCTAGTAGACGCTCATGCGCTCTGGCATGCCACCACTATCCCTCTGACGTATATCTGGTGGAGTTTCATCAAGGATGACGCGAAGATTGGAACTTCGAACTTGAGTAAAAAAGACGAGTAG